The Carassius gibelio isolate Cgi1373 ecotype wild population from Czech Republic chromosome B22, carGib1.2-hapl.c, whole genome shotgun sequence genome window below encodes:
- the crygs1 gene encoding crystallin, gamma S1 isoform X1 — protein sequence MGRVSTKIIFYEDKNFQGRRYECDSDCSDFHAYLNRCNSIRVESGAWVVYERPNFMGYQYVLTRGEYPDYQRWMGLNDRLCSCKMIHFVSGSEYKIQLYDKGDFAGQVYETTEDCPSMVDRFRTREVHSCKVLDGIWIFYEHPNYRGRQYLLEKGEYRKPVDWGAICPTVQSFKRLTE from the exons ATGGGCCGGGTGAGTACGAAG ATCATTTTCTACGAGGACAAGAACTTCCAGGGCCGTCGGTATGAGTGCGACAGCGACTGTTCGGACTTCCATGCCTACCTGAACCGGTGTAACTCCATCCGTGTGGAGAGCGGGGCCTGGGTGGTCTATGAGAGGCCTAACTTCATGGGCTACCAGTATGTTCTGACCCGGGGCGAGTATCCAGATTACCAGCGCTGGATGGGTCTGAACGACCGTCTCTGCTCCTGCAAGATGATCCACTTC GTGAGCGGTTCTGAGTACAAGATCCAACTCTACGACAAGGGAGATTTTGCAGGCCAGGTGTACGAGACCACAGAGGATTGTCCATCCATGGTGGACCGCTTTCGGACACGCGAGGTCCACTCCTGTAAGGTGCTAGACGGGATCTGGATCTTCTACGAGCACCCAAACTACAGGGGCCGCCAGTACCTACTGGAGAAGGGGGAATACCGTAAACCCGTGGACTGGGGCGCCATCTGCCCCACGGTTCAGTCCTTCAAACGCCTGACGGAGTGA
- the crygs1 gene encoding crystallin, gamma S1 isoform X2 — protein MGRIIFYEDKNFQGRRYECDSDCSDFHAYLNRCNSIRVESGAWVVYERPNFMGYQYVLTRGEYPDYQRWMGLNDRLCSCKMIHFVSGSEYKIQLYDKGDFAGQVYETTEDCPSMVDRFRTREVHSCKVLDGIWIFYEHPNYRGRQYLLEKGEYRKPVDWGAICPTVQSFKRLTE, from the exons ATGGGCCGG ATCATTTTCTACGAGGACAAGAACTTCCAGGGCCGTCGGTATGAGTGCGACAGCGACTGTTCGGACTTCCATGCCTACCTGAACCGGTGTAACTCCATCCGTGTGGAGAGCGGGGCCTGGGTGGTCTATGAGAGGCCTAACTTCATGGGCTACCAGTATGTTCTGACCCGGGGCGAGTATCCAGATTACCAGCGCTGGATGGGTCTGAACGACCGTCTCTGCTCCTGCAAGATGATCCACTTC GTGAGCGGTTCTGAGTACAAGATCCAACTCTACGACAAGGGAGATTTTGCAGGCCAGGTGTACGAGACCACAGAGGATTGTCCATCCATGGTGGACCGCTTTCGGACACGCGAGGTCCACTCCTGTAAGGTGCTAGACGGGATCTGGATCTTCTACGAGCACCCAAACTACAGGGGCCGCCAGTACCTACTGGAGAAGGGGGAATACCGTAAACCCGTGGACTGGGGCGCCATCTGCCCCACGGTTCAGTCCTTCAAACGCCTGACGGAGTGA